The DNA segment GACACTCAACGCCTCTCCGGGCTCGGCCTCGAACCCGTGCTGACAACAAGCGAGCTCGCCGAGTACCTCGGCGTGAACGCGCAGACCATCTACGACCTGCGCGCCGACGGACGCGGCCCGTCCGGATTTCGAGTCGGGCGGGAGATCCGCTTCGGGGTCTCCGACGTCGCCGCGGCCGCCGCGACCGCGTACGTCACCGTGATCCCGGACGAGCGTGAAGACGCGCACGCCGCAAGGCTCGCTCCGTTCTTCGCTGCCGGGTCGCCGCTCCTCACCGAGCAGCCGAACATCGCGAACCCGCAAGGGCATGACAGCGTCGTGGCGACGGTCACCATGTTGAAGAAGCCGTTGGCGGCGCCATCCCCGAAGAAGTCGGCGGGATGCTGGTGTTCGACGTGATGGTCACGTACGAGGC comes from the Marisediminicola antarctica genome and includes:
- a CDS encoding helix-turn-helix domain-containing protein translates to MDTQRLSGLGLEPVLTTSELAEYLGVNAQTIYDLRADGRGPSGFRVGREIRFGVSDVAAAAATAYVTVIPDEREDAHAARLAPFFAAGSPLLTEQPNIANPQGHDSVVATVTMLKKPLAAPSPKKSAGCWCST